The genomic segment TCGTGGAGATGGCGCATCACCACGCGGACGCTCTGTGCTGCGGGGCCGGTGGAGGCGTAAGGGGAGCGTATCCCAAGAATTCCCTCGCCATGGCCCGCCGCAGATTGGCCGAGGCGGAAGACGCGGGAGTCGATATCGTGCTCACGGAGTGCAACTCGTGCAGGCACAATCTTTCAAACGCAAAGCTTCGCAAACAGGCGTTCAAGGTGTATAACACTACGGAGTTCATTAACGGATTGCTGGAGGAAGAGGACTAGTATTAAGGTGCAAGAATACGGAGGGAAACAATCATCCGCCGGACGCGGATCCCTCAGAATCTCTTTAAGATTTCCATGCATTTCCGCTCCGCCTTGGCCGGAGCGGGATGCTGTGTGCCCCTCCCGAAGGAGCCTGCCCAGAGCTTGTCGAAGGGTGGCGCCTGCATTGAAGGTTTTGAAAAGGGGTTCGGGGGAAAACGTTGGAAAAAGTTTTCCCCCGCTAAAGGCTACGTTTTTTCCGAGCACCGCCGAACGGGAACAGAGAGGAGGTCAGCGTGAAGGTTCAGGAATACAACATGCCGGACGAACTGTATTATGAAGAGAACCATTACTGGATCCGGGACGAAGGGGACCTGCTAGTCATGGGTATGGATGATTTTGCCCGGAAACTGGCCGGCGACATCGTGTACGTGCAACTTCCGGACGAAGGCAAGGCTCTGACAAAAGGAAAGAAGTTCGCCAAGGTGGAATCGGGCAAATGGCTGGGGAAGGTGAACGCCCCTGTCGGCGGAGAGTTGGCGGCGGTGAACGAAGAACTCGAGACCAATCCCGGTCTGATCAACGAAGACTGCTACGGCAAAGGGTGGATGTACAAAATCAAGCCCGATGACAAGGGAGAACTTCAAGACCTGATCCACGGACCCGAAGCCGTGGAGAAGTGGGTTCTGGCCGACATCGAAAAATATCGCGAACAGTAATATGTCCAATCGGGATTACAGCGTAAAACAGCTTTTCGAAATGGAAGCGTGCACCAATTGCCGGATGTGCGCCGACGTGTGCCCTGCCGTGGGGGCTTCCCTCGATGGCGAGCTGTCCGCCGTGTACCGCATGAAAGGTCTCAAGCGAATTCTAAGAACCCGGACCGGCCTGCTCAGGAAGCTTTTCGGAAAGTTCGGACCATCGGACGAGCAGCGCAAACAGTTCAGCAATACGGTTTTCAGGTGTACACTGTGCGGCAACTGCGA from the Deltaproteobacteria bacterium genome contains:
- a CDS encoding glycine cleavage system protein H, encoding MKVQEYNMPDELYYEENHYWIRDEGDLLVMGMDDFARKLAGDIVYVQLPDEGKALTKGKKFAKVESGKWLGKVNAPVGGELAAVNEELETNPGLINEDCYGKGWMYKIKPDDKGELQDLIHGPEAVEKWVLADIEKYREQ